From Gimesia panareensis, the proteins below share one genomic window:
- a CDS encoding DUF1559 domain-containing protein, producing MQPRSIKPVRRVGFTLIELLVVIAIIAILIALLLPAVQQAREAARRSTCKNNVKQLGLAFHNYHETFRCLPPGWVQRSLSASCQPSASSTGGCLPGWGWSTMLLPFVDQANLYNALNVSSANLSTTPTQQTKTKIPLFRCPSDVGSDLNSDRGGHATSNYKAVYGSRGIGSTINSSPHNAAGGNGSFWSNSNTKIRDITDGTSNTVLIGETARGRVGANTYNGGIWVGYYDNGKTASCVWKTENHPGSLINGTLAWAFSSQHTGGAHFLLADGGVRFLSENIDGTTYENLGKIQDGNVIGEF from the coding sequence ATGCAGCCTCGCAGCATCAAACCCGTCCGTCGTGTGGGTTTTACGTTGATCGAACTACTCGTCGTCATTGCCATTATTGCGATCCTGATCGCTTTATTACTGCCAGCCGTCCAGCAGGCACGCGAAGCCGCCCGCCGCAGTACCTGTAAAAACAATGTCAAACAGCTCGGTCTGGCATTTCACAACTATCATGAGACCTTTCGCTGCCTGCCTCCCGGCTGGGTACAGCGATCGCTGTCCGCTTCCTGCCAGCCTTCTGCCAGCAGCACAGGTGGCTGTCTTCCCGGCTGGGGCTGGAGCACCATGTTGCTGCCTTTTGTTGACCAGGCAAACCTCTATAACGCACTGAATGTATCGTCTGCCAACCTGAGCACCACTCCGACTCAGCAGACGAAAACAAAGATCCCCCTGTTCCGCTGCCCTTCTGATGTCGGCAGCGATCTGAACTCGGATCGCGGCGGGCATGCTACTTCCAATTACAAGGCAGTCTATGGCAGCCGGGGGATCGGATCAACCATCAATTCCAGTCCCCATAATGCCGCGGGCGGGAATGGTTCCTTCTGGTCAAACAGTAACACAAAAATTCGCGACATCACCGATGGCACGAGTAATACGGTTCTGATTGGGGAAACGGCACGAGGTCGTGTGGGCGCAAATACGTATAACGGCGGCATCTGGGTCGGTTACTACGACAACGGAAAAACCGCCTCCTGTGTCTGGAAAACCGAAAACCACCCCGGCTCACTGATCAACGGAACGCTGGCCTGGGCCTTCAGCAGCCAGCACACTGGCGGAGCTCATTTCCTGCTGGCCGACGGCGGAGTCCGTTTCCTGAGTGAAAACATCGACGGCACCACCTACGAAAATCTGGGAAAGATCCAGGACGGAAATGTCATTGGTGAATTCTAA
- the hslU gene encoding ATP-dependent protease ATPase subunit HslU, with protein MHELTPRQIVAELDKHIVGQDDAKRAVAIALRNRWRWQQLPDELRKEITPKNIVMIGPTGVGKTEITRRLAQLIDAPFIKVEATKYTEVGYYGRDVESMVRDLVDSAKNLVREKKRVELVDKAKARVEERLLDLLIPRPEWESSFRESTEDAKEEDSQERYERTRDKFRTMLSQGALEEKEVEISVDQKSSPVQVFSNMGMDQMDVDLQGMFERIMPQQSKHRKLTVKEARKVLLEQEVEGLMDKDAIAEEAIELAERHGIVFIDEIDKICTSEEGGNRSGDVSRQGVQRDLLPIVEGTTVQTRSGSVKTDYMLFIAAGAFHRTKPSDLMPELQGRFPIRVELQELTREDFLRILTEPTSSITMQYQALLKTEGVQVKFEQDGLEELADIAFQVNQTTQNIGARRLHTILERLLEEVSYEAPDLKTKKITIDAAYVQQKLHTIVEDEDLSKFIL; from the coding sequence GTGCACGAATTAACCCCCCGGCAGATTGTTGCCGAACTCGATAAACATATTGTCGGTCAGGATGATGCCAAGCGTGCTGTCGCAATCGCCCTGCGAAACCGCTGGCGCTGGCAGCAGCTGCCGGATGAACTCCGCAAGGAGATCACGCCGAAGAACATTGTGATGATCGGTCCGACCGGGGTTGGTAAAACCGAGATCACGCGCCGGCTGGCGCAACTGATCGATGCTCCGTTTATCAAAGTGGAAGCCACCAAGTACACCGAGGTCGGCTATTACGGTCGCGATGTCGAGAGCATGGTTCGCGACCTGGTCGATTCTGCCAAGAACCTGGTGCGTGAGAAAAAACGGGTGGAACTGGTGGATAAAGCCAAAGCCCGCGTCGAAGAACGACTGCTCGACCTCTTGATCCCCCGACCGGAGTGGGAATCTTCGTTCCGGGAATCGACGGAGGATGCGAAGGAAGAGGATTCCCAGGAACGCTACGAGCGAACCCGGGACAAGTTTCGCACCATGCTCAGCCAGGGCGCCCTGGAAGAGAAGGAAGTCGAAATCTCAGTCGACCAGAAAAGCTCCCCGGTGCAGGTCTTCTCCAACATGGGGATGGACCAGATGGACGTGGATCTGCAGGGCATGTTCGAACGCATCATGCCTCAGCAGAGCAAGCATCGTAAGCTGACTGTCAAAGAGGCGCGTAAGGTGCTGCTCGAACAGGAAGTGGAAGGCCTGATGGACAAGGATGCGATTGCCGAGGAAGCGATCGAACTTGCCGAACGGCACGGGATTGTGTTCATCGATGAGATCGACAAGATCTGTACCTCCGAGGAAGGGGGGAATCGCAGCGGCGATGTCAGTCGCCAGGGTGTACAGCGCGACCTGCTTCCCATCGTGGAAGGGACGACGGTGCAGACCCGCAGCGGTTCGGTCAAAACCGATTACATGCTGTTCATCGCCGCGGGCGCGTTTCACCGCACCAAGCCTTCTGACCTGATGCCCGAACTGCAGGGACGTTTCCCGATTCGCGTCGAACTGCAGGAACTGACCCGGGAGGACTTCCTTCGCATTCTGACCGAACCAACCAGTTCGATCACGATGCAGTATCAGGCACTGCTTAAAACCGAAGGTGTGCAGGTCAAGTTCGAACAGGACGGACTGGAAGAACTGGCCGATATCGCCTTTCAGGTGAACCAGACGACACAGAACATCGGGGCGCGTCGCCTGCATACGATTCTGGAGCGTCTGCTGGAAGAAGTCAGCTATGAAGCACCTGATCTGAAAACCAAGAAGATCACAATCGACGCCGCTTACGTGCAGCAGAAACTGCATACGATCGTGGAAGACGAAGATCTCAGTAAATTTATCCTGTGA
- a CDS encoding GEVED domain-containing protein — translation MNSISTVEFLEDRTLLSAVNSLVNPNLYETIASEYNLNEQALQELSNPTNRALTNQTQAQQRSQTPTSEIEKERHRNDLGQVDNPSSFTNFSVNEGEGINTTGVNDDLSTAQLISGLGTGITDQNDADIAGYLTNSTFSFLFSEFPEDDGSIDLANDIFISTGQSMQILGAQLGNGPNGSSGTGTGDFDFYKISGVQAGERISISVKDSTQFFNLDPMVAIYNSSGFMVDFDDDGGTFLDSQLDYTATLSGDYYVAVTSFATGFPNDPYDSASGNGVGAGSLAEGAYDLTIGRNVQDIDYYAVQLEAGDVLGANVTGSGQTVSLYDPSGTLMMESSFYLADLYPANSPLPGDGNAAAAVVAPVAGTYYIGVTGDNGFYDLQLRTYRPELETQPVGAIQTLYIDFDGADVDPALFDSVYNTSSVSLSAMDTFLGNWGLTSADEEAVIRAIMATVEENFADVGLANNGDFATSNIPGDYGIQILNSYDNPGLDETNTPNLSRVIVGGTINELGVYTIGIAESIDVGNFDTTESAVVLLDLLSSTNAADPNSLNNITRNFSTSIIDLIGVAVGNIVTHEAGHFFGLWHTQNYTSPSQIIDSGGYLSNTIGLGNDGIFGTGDDVDVDFNVGALSEFIGTQDSPNTLAFGLSTGANYGQDYGDAPDSYHTLLASDGPWHDLKGGLTLGATIDQDVDGQPTPDASGDGADDDGIVFLDPQGNPTNGISITDNTVKIDVIASGEGYLQGWIDFNGNGTWEASEQIFTDQFLTAGSNPLTFNVPHGAGEFVIGESFARFRFSTQTGLGVTGYAPDGEVEDYRLELTAARYGTITFDNSTYDSGDLITITVTDGDLLGAGTVDVTVTSTGGDQETVTLTEVGYGTFTGTLASSPGTLVVGDGVLQVVFGETITAAYADADTGEGQPGNYLGDFVASGLNSPRDLVFGPDGDLYVSNGFENGDGSDHTVERFDGQTGASLGSFVIPGAGGIDVPNGLAFGPDGNLYVASSDTGQILRYDGQTGSIIGSGVFASGGGLVEPRFIAFGPGSAPGIPDLYVADTGFLRDRILRYDGLTGAFIEEYVARSEGGMGKPYGMAFDANGNLYVASFSTHEILKFDSNGDPVPGGPFIAEGTGGLRNPRGITIGPDGLLYVANGATESILRFDPVTGAPIDNGDYTFNATIQLPYGVSFGPDDNLYVVDTDLGKVLKFAGPFGTATPRVITDTALIVASNGVDFGDAPASFPNLVAEDGARHAINNNGLYLGTGVTAEADGQESLTANLDSDDGILLNPIIAGDSSTTVTIISSGVGYVDAWIDFNGNGTWEANEQILSSQSVVAGANTVSITVPLGVVVGDVAARFRLSSAGGLSATGAAADGEVEDYLVTVVPQGYTGLLPDPNRPGKTALFITGTQGNDVILVSQTNETNIVQVRINGVNMGEFAPTGGVYAWGLGGDDQIIADDTFYDRESMFFGGLGNDYLVGGWGNDVLIGGYGNDTLEGGPDGFDILIGGFGSDFIRGHNESLYTDYGQNGDILIGGATIYDNGMTQLFAIYQEWISADPFGDRVASISTRVGNTTAGVNNVRLDDTTVFDDGELDQLYGAVARGDDWFLLDLGLDINNAGANDIRQ, via the coding sequence ATGAATTCAATTTCGACAGTGGAATTTCTGGAAGACAGAACCCTGCTCTCGGCTGTCAATTCACTGGTCAATCCCAACCTCTATGAGACAATCGCCAGTGAATATAATCTAAATGAACAGGCATTGCAGGAATTAAGCAATCCGACCAACAGAGCGCTTACCAATCAGACACAGGCGCAACAACGTTCCCAGACTCCTACCTCGGAAATCGAAAAAGAACGACATAGAAATGACCTGGGCCAGGTAGACAATCCCAGCAGTTTTACTAATTTCTCGGTCAATGAAGGCGAGGGCATCAACACAACCGGAGTCAATGACGATCTGTCTACAGCGCAGTTGATCTCCGGTTTGGGGACCGGAATCACCGACCAGAACGATGCAGATATTGCAGGTTACCTCACTAACTCTACTTTCAGCTTTCTGTTTTCTGAATTTCCTGAGGATGACGGCTCTATCGACCTGGCAAATGATATCTTCATCTCAACTGGTCAGTCGATGCAGATTCTGGGTGCGCAACTGGGTAACGGTCCCAATGGCAGCAGCGGAACCGGTACCGGTGACTTTGATTTCTATAAAATCAGTGGGGTTCAGGCAGGTGAGCGGATCTCGATTTCCGTTAAGGACTCCACACAGTTCTTCAACCTGGACCCGATGGTCGCGATTTATAACAGTTCCGGCTTCATGGTCGATTTTGATGATGATGGCGGCACATTTCTGGACAGCCAGCTGGATTACACTGCCACGCTGTCTGGTGACTATTACGTAGCGGTTACCAGTTTTGCCACTGGATTCCCCAATGACCCCTATGATTCAGCAAGTGGAAACGGTGTTGGAGCAGGTTCTCTGGCGGAAGGGGCATACGACCTGACCATTGGTCGCAACGTCCAGGATATCGACTATTATGCAGTCCAGCTCGAAGCAGGAGACGTTTTGGGGGCCAATGTCACCGGTTCAGGTCAGACGGTTTCCCTGTATGATCCCTCGGGAACACTGATGATGGAGTCATCATTCTACCTGGCCGACCTGTATCCGGCAAACAGTCCACTGCCCGGTGATGGAAACGCCGCGGCTGCGGTCGTGGCACCGGTTGCGGGTACTTACTATATCGGAGTCACCGGAGATAACGGCTTCTACGACCTCCAGCTGCGAACCTATCGTCCGGAACTGGAAACGCAGCCGGTGGGAGCCATTCAGACACTGTATATCGACTTTGATGGTGCTGACGTTGATCCTGCTCTCTTCGACAGCGTCTATAATACGTCATCCGTCTCCCTGTCTGCCATGGATACGTTTCTGGGGAACTGGGGATTGACCAGTGCCGACGAAGAAGCTGTCATCCGGGCGATCATGGCGACAGTTGAAGAAAATTTTGCTGATGTGGGACTGGCCAATAACGGTGATTTTGCCACTTCCAATATTCCCGGTGATTATGGCATCCAGATTTTAAACAGCTACGACAATCCCGGCCTGGATGAAACCAATACCCCCAATCTCAGTCGCGTCATCGTGGGTGGTACGATCAATGAACTGGGAGTCTATACCATTGGTATCGCAGAATCGATCGATGTCGGTAACTTTGACACGACCGAATCTGCTGTCGTCCTGCTCGATCTGCTCAGCAGCACCAACGCGGCAGACCCTAACTCTTTGAATAATATTACACGAAACTTCTCCACCAGTATCATTGACCTGATCGGAGTGGCCGTCGGAAATATCGTCACTCACGAAGCCGGTCACTTCTTCGGCTTATGGCATACCCAGAACTACACCTCTCCCTCACAGATCATTGACTCGGGTGGGTATCTTTCAAATACGATCGGCCTGGGCAACGATGGGATTTTTGGCACAGGTGACGACGTCGACGTCGATTTCAACGTGGGTGCTCTCAGTGAATTCATTGGAACCCAGGACAGCCCCAATACACTGGCCTTTGGCCTCTCCACCGGTGCCAACTACGGTCAGGATTATGGGGACGCCCCGGATTCCTACCACACGCTCCTGGCGAGCGATGGTCCCTGGCATGATCTCAAGGGGGGACTGACCCTGGGTGCGACGATCGACCAGGACGTCGATGGACAACCTACCCCGGATGCCTCCGGTGATGGTGCGGACGATGACGGGATCGTTTTCCTGGACCCGCAAGGTAACCCGACCAATGGTATTTCGATAACCGATAATACTGTGAAGATTGACGTAATCGCTTCAGGAGAAGGTTACCTCCAGGGCTGGATCGATTTCAACGGTAACGGCACCTGGGAAGCCAGCGAGCAGATCTTCACAGACCAATTTCTGACGGCCGGTTCAAACCCACTGACATTCAATGTCCCTCATGGTGCGGGTGAGTTTGTCATTGGAGAGTCATTTGCCCGCTTCCGCTTCAGTACTCAGACAGGCCTGGGGGTCACCGGCTACGCTCCTGACGGGGAAGTCGAAGACTACCGTCTTGAACTGACGGCAGCTCGCTACGGTACGATCACCTTCGATAACAGTACGTATGACTCAGGCGACCTGATCACGATCACAGTGACGGACGGCGACCTGCTGGGAGCAGGAACAGTCGATGTGACTGTAACTTCGACCGGCGGTGATCAGGAAACCGTCACCTTGACAGAGGTCGGTTACGGAACTTTCACCGGAACGCTGGCTTCTTCCCCCGGTACTCTGGTCGTCGGAGATGGTGTGCTGCAAGTCGTGTTTGGTGAAACCATCACTGCCGCCTATGCAGATGCCGATACGGGAGAAGGACAGCCAGGTAACTATCTGGGGGACTTTGTCGCATCCGGATTGAACAGCCCGCGTGACCTGGTCTTCGGACCGGATGGCGATCTGTACGTCAGCAATGGTTTTGAAAATGGAGATGGTTCCGATCACACCGTCGAACGCTTTGACGGTCAGACAGGCGCCTCCCTGGGCTCCTTTGTGATCCCCGGTGCAGGTGGCATCGATGTCCCCAATGGTCTCGCCTTCGGGCCGGATGGCAACCTGTATGTCGCCAGTTCTGATACGGGTCAGATTCTGCGCTACGACGGGCAGACCGGTTCGATTATCGGCTCGGGGGTCTTTGCCTCCGGTGGTGGACTCGTTGAACCGCGTTTCATCGCCTTCGGGCCCGGATCAGCTCCCGGTATTCCCGACCTGTATGTGGCCGACACCGGCTTTCTGCGTGACCGCATCTTACGTTATGACGGTCTGACAGGTGCCTTTATCGAAGAATATGTCGCCCGTAGTGAAGGGGGCATGGGCAAGCCTTACGGCATGGCATTTGACGCCAACGGCAACCTGTATGTGGCCAGCTTCTCAACACACGAAATCCTGAAGTTTGATTCCAATGGAGATCCGGTTCCCGGAGGTCCATTTATCGCTGAGGGTACAGGAGGCCTTCGAAACCCCCGCGGTATTACGATCGGTCCGGACGGACTGCTGTATGTCGCCAACGGAGCCACGGAAAGCATCCTCCGATTTGATCCAGTCACCGGTGCTCCAATCGACAACGGTGATTACACATTCAACGCTACCATTCAACTGCCCTATGGCGTTTCCTTCGGACCGGATGATAACCTGTACGTCGTCGACACTGACCTGGGTAAAGTACTCAAATTCGCCGGTCCCTTTGGAACTGCGACCCCGAGAGTGATTACCGACACGGCCCTGATCGTCGCCAGCAACGGAGTCGATTTTGGTGATGCCCCGGCTTCATTCCCGAATCTCGTTGCTGAAGATGGTGCCCGACATGCGATCAACAACAACGGACTTTATTTAGGGACCGGAGTAACTGCAGAGGCCGACGGCCAGGAATCGCTGACGGCGAATCTGGATTCTGACGATGGAATTCTGCTCAACCCGATCATTGCCGGTGATTCCTCAACCACTGTCACGATCATCTCGTCCGGTGTCGGCTATGTTGATGCCTGGATCGACTTCAACGGTAACGGGACCTGGGAAGCCAACGAGCAGATTCTTTCCAGTCAGTCTGTCGTGGCCGGGGCTAATACCGTATCCATTACGGTGCCACTGGGTGTCGTTGTGGGTGACGTCGCTGCCCGCTTCCGTCTGAGCTCCGCTGGTGGGTTATCCGCCACTGGTGCTGCTGCGGACGGGGAAGTCGAAGACTACCTGGTCACGGTTGTGCCCCAGGGTTATACCGGCCTGCTCCCCGACCCGAACCGGCCCGGGAAAACAGCGCTGTTCATCACCGGTACGCAGGGTAACGATGTCATTCTGGTCTCGCAGACCAACGAAACCAACATCGTTCAGGTACGGATCAATGGTGTGAATATGGGTGAGTTCGCTCCCACCGGCGGCGTTTACGCCTGGGGACTGGGCGGCGATGACCAGATCATTGCCGACGATACCTTCTACGACCGGGAATCGATGTTCTTCGGCGGACTCGGAAACGACTATCTCGTCGGTGGCTGGGGCAATGATGTCCTGATCGGTGGTTATGGAAACGATACCCTCGAAGGGGGCCCTGACGGATTTGATATTCTGATTGGTGGTTTCGGGTCCGACTTTATCCGGGGGCATAACGAGTCGCTCTATACCGACTACGGCCAGAATGGCGACATCCTGATTGGTGGTGCAACGATCTATGATAACGGCATGACCCAATTGTTCGCCATTTACCAGGAATGGATCTCTGCCGACCCGTTTGGTGACCGCGTCGCCAGCATCAGTACTCGCGTGGGCAATACGACCGCCGGTGTGAATAACGTTCGCCTGGACGACACCACTGTCTTCGACGACGGGGAACTGGACCAGCTGTATGGTGCCGTTGCCCGTGGCGATGACTGGTTCCTGCTCGACCTGGGTCTGGATATCAATAATGCGGGTGCCAACGACATCCGTCAATAA
- a CDS encoding zinc-ribbon domain-containing protein translates to MDEDWDSEYDEDYGPDSDFDDDWESETIVCSHCGADVYEDAVSCPICGEYLTANTDPLSDRPSWWVFLGILGVVATIFSLIFLS, encoded by the coding sequence ATGGATGAAGACTGGGATTCTGAATATGACGAAGATTATGGTCCCGATTCCGACTTTGATGATGACTGGGAATCAGAGACGATTGTCTGTTCCCACTGCGGCGCGGACGTTTACGAAGACGCCGTCTCCTGTCCGATTTGTGGAGAGTACCTGACAGCCAATACGGATCCTCTGAGTGATCGTCCGTCGTGGTGGGTTTTCCTGGGAATTCTGGGCGTGGTTGCGACCATTTTCAGCCTGATCTTTTTGTCTTAA
- a CDS encoding tRNA dihydrouridine synthase, translated as MSLIKWSTVESPEISIGNRRLRSRYFLSPLAGYTQHAFRVALRRLGGVGLCTTDLVLASHLLAGSRKSKALLKTSPADRPLTVQIFGGVTEELVKAARWLEAAGYEAVDLNMGCPMAKINGNGGGARIMCSPEKASQMVADVVDAVSLPVTVKMRLGWDRDSITAPLLAREFEQAGVAAITIHGRTRNQGFGGSVDLDGIRQTVEAVQDIPVVGNGDVCTVEDAFRMRKETGCQAVSIGRGAMLDPWIFRKIERTVSGDTPVTEPTREEQIAFLEHHFRLMIEHYDNYGCQLIRKFAAWYGARLGIPEDLEDRLRRLESSDEFTEIVSQIRERHGERASSVPTALVKTPNGPVERW; from the coding sequence ATGTCATTGATTAAGTGGAGCACCGTCGAATCGCCTGAAATCAGCATCGGCAATCGCAGACTCCGTTCCCGTTATTTCCTGTCACCCCTGGCAGGCTACACGCAGCACGCCTTTCGTGTCGCGCTACGCCGACTGGGCGGCGTTGGGTTATGTACGACCGATCTGGTGCTGGCCTCGCATCTATTGGCCGGCAGCAGGAAATCAAAGGCGTTACTCAAAACTTCCCCAGCAGACCGTCCTTTGACTGTCCAGATATTTGGCGGTGTCACTGAAGAACTGGTGAAGGCCGCCCGCTGGCTGGAAGCAGCCGGCTATGAGGCCGTGGATCTGAATATGGGTTGTCCGATGGCTAAAATCAACGGCAATGGCGGCGGAGCCCGGATTATGTGCTCCCCGGAAAAAGCCTCCCAGATGGTGGCGGATGTGGTGGATGCCGTTTCTTTGCCGGTCACGGTTAAGATGCGACTGGGCTGGGATCGCGATTCAATCACAGCCCCGCTGCTGGCCCGGGAGTTCGAACAGGCGGGCGTGGCTGCGATTACCATTCATGGGCGAACTCGCAATCAGGGCTTTGGTGGCAGTGTCGATCTGGATGGGATCAGGCAGACGGTGGAAGCGGTACAGGATATCCCCGTGGTCGGGAACGGTGATGTCTGTACGGTCGAGGATGCCTTTCGCATGCGGAAGGAGACCGGTTGCCAGGCGGTTTCCATTGGACGGGGCGCGATGCTGGATCCCTGGATCTTTCGCAAAATTGAACGGACCGTGTCAGGAGATACGCCGGTTACGGAACCGACCCGCGAAGAACAGATCGCATTCCTGGAACATCATTTTCGCCTGATGATCGAACATTACGATAATTATGGATGCCAGCTGATCCGGAAATTCGCCGCCTGGTACGGCGCCCGCCTGGGAATTCCGGAAGACCTGGAAGACCGCCTGCGTCGCCTGGAGTCCAGCGATGAGTTCACAGAGATCGTTTCCCAGATTCGTGAACGACACGGGGAGCGTGCTTCATCCGTACCGACGGCTTTGGTCAAAACCCCCAACGGTCCAGTGGAACGCTGGTAG
- a CDS encoding Maf family protein, whose protein sequence is MQFQKWILGSRSPRRRELLMQLVPESAIQVIPPLDPDEAGFEDLHDLTGIQERLAEICRDKNEDVFEQVQSDDFENTLLLTSDTIIVVERQAGYFVVLGQPVANTGWEQEVRDWFLEDYAGKTHRVITGLCLRSSAKTVMEFSQTLVSFHEREFVREHLDWYLSTGESLGKAGGYAVQGAGSIFVKRIEGSLTNVVGLPLEKLLPFVS, encoded by the coding sequence ATGCAATTTCAAAAATGGATTCTGGGGTCTCGTTCTCCCCGTCGCAGGGAACTGTTAATGCAGCTGGTCCCGGAATCGGCAATCCAAGTCATTCCTCCTCTGGATCCCGACGAAGCGGGATTTGAAGATTTACATGACCTGACCGGAATTCAGGAACGGCTGGCTGAGATCTGTCGAGATAAAAACGAAGATGTCTTCGAGCAGGTGCAGTCTGACGATTTCGAGAATACGCTCCTGTTGACCTCCGATACCATTATTGTGGTCGAGCGCCAGGCAGGGTATTTTGTGGTTCTGGGGCAGCCTGTAGCGAATACCGGCTGGGAACAGGAAGTGCGCGACTGGTTTTTAGAAGATTATGCCGGCAAGACGCATCGAGTCATTACGGGGCTCTGTTTGCGTTCGTCCGCGAAAACCGTGATGGAATTCTCTCAAACGCTGGTCAGTTTTCACGAGCGGGAATTTGTACGGGAACATCTGGACTGGTACCTCTCGACCGGGGAGTCACTGGGAAAAGCCGGAGGCTATGCTGTTCAGGGGGCGGGCAGTATCTTTGTGAAACGGATTGAAGGCAGCCTGACCAATGTAGTAGGATTGCCCCTGGAAAAATTATTGCCGTTTGTCAGCTGA
- the hslV gene encoding ATP-dependent protease subunit HslV: protein MSSQDKKKWRSTTILTVRHGGKVAIGGDGQVTHGDTVMKSDTRKIRKILDGQIVCGFAGSTADAFSLLERFEVKARDYPGNMPRAATELARDWRTDRILRKLEALIIVVNTEHSLLITGQGDVVVPSDGIIGIGSGGNYATAAARALVGHSQLSAPEIVKTSLGIASEIDIYTNNNIIVEELECTN, encoded by the coding sequence ATGAGTTCCCAAGACAAAAAGAAGTGGCGTTCGACGACGATCCTGACAGTCCGGCATGGCGGAAAAGTGGCCATCGGCGGTGATGGACAGGTAACACACGGCGATACTGTGATGAAAAGCGATACCCGCAAGATCCGCAAAATTCTGGATGGTCAGATTGTCTGCGGCTTTGCGGGCTCGACCGCAGATGCGTTTTCGCTGCTGGAACGGTTTGAAGTCAAGGCCCGTGACTATCCCGGCAATATGCCCCGTGCGGCGACCGAACTGGCCCGTGACTGGCGTACCGATCGTATCTTGCGGAAACTCGAAGCGCTGATCATCGTCGTCAACACCGAGCACAGTCTGCTGATCACCGGGCAAGGGGATGTCGTGGTTCCCTCGGATGGAATCATCGGCATCGGTTCCGGGGGCAACTATGCCACCGCCGCTGCCCGGGCGCTGGTGGGACATTCGCAGTTGTCTGCACCGGAAATCGTGAAAACCTCGTTAGGTATCGCTTCTGAAATCGATATCTATACGAATAATAATATCATCGTGGAGGAGTTGGAGTGCACGAATTAA